The Lates calcarifer isolate ASB-BC8 linkage group LG19, TLL_Latcal_v3, whole genome shotgun sequence genomic interval TTATCACTTGGCCTCAGCAGTGCAGCGGATACTTATGAATCTCCATTTGCTAGAAGGAAAAAGGTTTTCAAACTGGATACTCCTCAGTCCAAACCGATCAAGCTGTCAGCAGCAGGGCGACAGAAAATCACCTGCCAGTACCACTCCACTGTCTCAACCCAGCTCTCGAAGGCCCTACCCTCCTGTTACACCCCGATCCATGCGCCCAGCAAAGATCCAGTCGGACTTCGCTTACCTCCCCGACGTCTCTGTGACCTGCTCTACGTCTGACTTTGTTGTTCGGGTCAAACCGGCTTTCTACGGTCTGGGCGCGGATGCAGATGAGCTGAAACTAGGCAGCAGTTGCAAGAGCAACGGGGTTCTCGGACCGTACGGTGACTTCCTCTTCACATACCCCCTGACAGCGTGTGATGCCGTGCGCGAGGTAAGATGCCCACGAGTGTCAGTTGTTTCCAGACTATGAAAACCCTGCATCTTTAATcttgacatcacaattgtgaCCCCTCACGACAGACGCCTCAAGGTTACCTGGTCTACAGATTCGTGCTCCATTATGAGCCTTCGCCAAAACGGTTGCTAAGCAGAGCGCACCGGATCGACGTTGACATTGAATGCCATTATCAAAGGTTGGACTAGTCTCTTTGCTATTTTCAACATGTTGTGTGTGAAGGCCCACTACTCACACCCTCCAAAACCTGTCTAGGAACCATCATGTGTACCAGCTGGCTGTAAAGCCCACCTGGCAAACTGCTGTTTTGCGTAAAAGGCTGATGGGGCGTCCCAGTGATTTCCAGATCAAGCTGATGGATGGTAGTATGCGTACAAACTTGTGTCCCGGTAGTCAGACTTTGACAGACAAACCTCAACTAAATGGCTTCATGTCATGTAACACCCTTTAATTCATTCTTAGATTCATGGACCATACCAGCCAAGTCCCAGGTGTACCAGCTCGGGCAGACAGTACATTTCCAGGTCTCTGCTATGCATCTCCCCTCTGGAGGAAAATTGTACATCAGTAGCTGCTATGCAACACCATCCAGTGGCTCTAAATCGTCCCTGAAATACACCATCATTGGCAATTTTGGGTATGTAAGATATTTAAAATTTCCTGGTTCTGCCTTGATTTGTAATGAACTGAGATTAGTGTCATATTGTTTTCATCTATAGCTGTATGCTGGACAGCAAGACAGACCCGGGTGCCTCTCAGTTCATCTATCGGACGGACAAGACCCTGCGATTCTCCCTGAAGGCCTTCCAGTTTACTGCTGACCCTGACACTGAGGTGAGAGTGGAGAAGATGATTCTCTGGATTTACACAGTTTACGATCGTGGCTTAACCTTGTCTTCATTTTTAGGTCAGCATTCACTGCAAATTATCCATCACATCAGAGGAACCAAGTCCTGCACACAAATCTTGCACCTTCACAGGGACCAGGTGAGCCTTAATGCTACAATTCCCCCACTAGGACTAACTTTTCCCTGTTCCCAAGTGGGCTCAGCATATTTTGTGCCTCTGCTTTAATAGGTGGAAGGCCCTGACTGGTGACGACTCCATATGTGAATGCTGTGATTCAAAATGTGTCACCTCTAAATCCCGGAGGGCCATGATGGAAGGTCGGTGACAGTCTCccttttatttgcttttataagattttaagaaaatattgaaatacCCATTCCTACTTGGATGTATTGGAGATTTTGTAGTTGCTTCACCTTGCATTTAAAGCGTCACATTTTCAGTAGTCATctcaaaacacattaaaaatgacattttttttcaaggCTCTGCCAGCAGTGAGTCGCTGCTAGTCTCCGATCAGCCGTACACAGCAGAAGATGGTTTTCTACCAGTCAGCCCCTCGCTTGACAGCGTGAGCAACAAAGGCAAGACCACAGTGAGTCGTCACATTGATAAGCTGCACAGTCATGACCATCTGCGGGAAAGTGCAGCTGTAGTAAAGTATGGTGATGACGATGATTATGATGACCAAGACGAAGAAGGCTACATGGAAGAGGAGCTTGAAGAAGATGAAGTGGAAAGCAGGGTTATCCTGGGAGTGATGACAGAGCCCAAGTTAGAGTTCAGGCATGGTGTTTtagtggaggagaagagagaagctGAAATAATGGATTTAAATGAGTTTGAAGAGGATGGCTCTGGGTATGAAGTCGAAGAGGATTTTTTGGAGGgtgaagaagaaggagaaacatctgaggaaagagaagatgagacCTCTTATGCACAGCAGGTGATCCATTTGAGTCAGAAGGAAGGTGAAGTATTCCGTCACTGGGCGCAGGTGGAGCAACTAAAAGTCACCCTACAGAAAGAGGTGCAGCCGCTGGTCTCGGAAGgtgaggaagaaaacaggaagtaTGCAGATAGCGGTGAAGAGCATGAGAGGACAGCTGATGTGGAGAGGAAGAATGATGACAGTCTGACAGAAAATGTAGCAGATGATGGGGAGATAACTTGGTATTTCACATGGAGGTAGTATTAGATAAGTGCATCTGATGAGTACTCTGCTTAAAGACTGTTCTAACTCTTCAtaacaaatttaatttcaatgGAAATAAACATAACAATGCAATTGACACGCCATCTTTTGTCATAATTTACATCAGACTAACATGGAAAATATTAGTCTAAAACTACACACCTGTAGGTATGTAGTGGAATATGAACAGGAGGCTAATGTAAGAAAATTCATGCCAGTGCTTGGACAGCAATATTGAAAAAGTATTGATTTCAGTAATTGCAGAGATTTAATTTGTCCATAAATCTTTATTCTTTCCATTATAAATGATCAGTTATTACATTACAATGTCTGTAACCTGTTTGAAATATATTAtagtttaacacagaaatatCCCACTGTTTGAGCCATAACTGTAAGAAAGGCAAAGCCTCAATTACCTGTAactaaaagcagcagaaaatgtgcTCCATCATAATGATTCCAGTATTGCCATGACTGCTCTTTGTGTTTGAGATATCAATGGTCATGCACACAGACAGCTTTAAGTCATAAAAATCATGTGGgatttttaaaggaaaacatttgGATATGATTAAGATCTATACGAAAACAAATGTTATTCATATCATGATGTTAGGGTTTAACACAGCTTTGTAAATAAGATATTCTGTCCGTAGAGACCCTCCTCTGAACATGAACTGAGCAGGTCAggaaaaataacttaaaataattaatattttttttaacaaatataatTGGTGTGGAAACTCTTTGGgggaaaacacagaacagaactTTATAGCACAGATCCATTATTACTGGATAtgttaaatgtacaaaatgttgCTATATTTACAAATGAGCGCCCAAAAGTCCCATTGTTAAGAGTAGGTACTACAACAAGCTGTGATTCAGCAGGACAGAAATGGTACAATCATTGTTCGACACTAGAGGACGGTATATTCCCATCTCTTGCAACAGTAAAACTCAGAATGTCCCCTGGCAAAAGAAAATAGACTATTTATTCCTTagtaaaatgcaaaatgtgtattttaagaCCCACACCATTAACATCACATTCAAAGGATTTTCTATATAATCCTAAATGTCTCAAAATGCAGTTTTTGAAATAAGCCTCTGTTCAAATCCAGTTTCTCATCTCTTACACAGACAAGCTTGCAgtgaattcagtgtttttggtaGGTCCTTCCCTGTCTCCTTCAGTCTTTATAATCATGTTGATGgtgtctctcctccctcaacAGTACCTGCTGTCCCATTTGTCTTCTCTGCAGCATCTTAAGTTGGAGAATGAAGGCAGAATTAGTTAGTGCCAAACAGCTAGCAGCATGACTCCAAGGACGGCTGATTCAGTCAGTTgattggtccaccactttggccAAGAGTGAACTGTCTCAACTATTGAATGGACCACAGTGAAATATTGTACATTCACTCTTTCATGATGAACTCACTTAAGTGATCACCTGAGTTTTTATCcctttaatttgtccaataATTTGGTTATCTGAACAAATATATGCGAAATTGATTACATTCCCATCAGCATCAGCTGATGTATTCTGTGTTTAGAGCTAATTGGCaaatgttggcatgctaacaagctaaactAAGTTAGTGAACATAGTAAACCTCACACTTAATTGCTAAAACTGTATTCATGCAATGTCAGCAGAATGGAAAGAACAGGAATACTTCCTATTAATTGGACTTAAAAGTGTTCCTAACCTTGTAGTCACATCAATTATAAATAGCGTAACTTTGCCAATTTGCTGTCATGTATTGAAGCTTGTTAACTGAAACCTCATATAACAAAATGGTGTAtagttcttttttaaattagctGAATTGATTCTACTGATATTGGATCTTGTTTAGAAGTAACTGCCAACAATAATGGATTGGCAGCCATTTTGGTAAAGATGTGTTGACACTTTGGTAGCTCTCTTCTCAAAGTCGGAGATATCATCGCTGTCAGAAATTCCACATCTCACTCAGAATTACAATTAGGTGGCTGACATgaactttctctctgactctaTCTGCTTGTAATTACCGTCTAAACAATATGATGTGAAAGTAGGCTAAATATCGTCATGTTAGCACTGTCAGTGTGAGCATGTCAGCATGCTGgtgttagcatgttgacattagcattcagctcaaagcactgcCGATCAAAGAGCTTTAAagaactgctagcatggctgtagactcttgaTACCCTTGCTTCAAACAAAAGAACTTAGTTGTTACATCATTACCGTCTAAGACACATCATAGTGGATAATCTCTTACCCTGAATACCCTCCTGCTGTGCTTCCATGTCCTGCAGTTTGCTCCATCCCTTCACTGGTCTCATTCTCTTTGGCCTTCGATTTGGGTTTCTTTGCTACCGGTGGTGGCACCTTCTTCAATGATTCTGCTTCACTCAACACCTTTGTTACAGCAGAAACCTCCAGGTTATTCTGTACACTTGCCTGCACCGACTTGGTCTCAATCACCACCCTCTTGTTGCTCTTGGAGAAGATAAAGCTTGCTGTGCTAGTGGGGGACTTGTGGAGGTCTAATGGTGATGTAGGTGAGTGTAGGCTGAGGCGAGATGTAGGGCTCTCTTTTGATCTGGCTGCTGTCCTCAGGCGGATGGCCTCCTGTAGGTTCATGGAAGGAGAGGCTGTCATGGCAGGAGGAGACTTTTTTGTAGGGGAGGGGACTGTGGATGAAGATGCAGACAGGGACTTGGGCAGACCTGGTTGTGAAGTGACTATGACAGGTGGAGAAGTGGATGTGGGAGAGGTTATTATCAGAGACCTTCTGATGGGCTTTTGAGGAGCTTCTCCACTGGCAGATGAGGTTGGGACCTGATTGCTGGGTGGCTGCTGTTTCCTCATTGTGACCTCAGCCTGTGGTTGCTCTTGAGCTTTAGGGGGCTCAGGACTGCTGTTGACGGACCGCAGCTTCACCTTCTGCAGCAAGGAGGGGGTGACAATGGGAGTAGTTTCCTCCTGTATAACACTGGCAAGGGTCAGCTCTTGGCTTTGGTTTTCTGTGCTTGCAGGAGTAGACTGGTGCTCAATGCTGGTAAGACCCTGCATAGATAAAGGTGGAGATACAGGGATGTTTACAGGTGGAGGGGGAACAGTGTCTTGAACCTTTTCAGGTGAAGTCGAGGTTTCAGGAACTGGTGGGACTGAGACTTCTGATGGTGGTGAAGGTAGGGCCTCCTGGGTTGCTGGACTATCACTGTTCAAGGGTAGAACCTGAGGTTGGTGCAGAAGCTCTAtgacaggtggaggtggaatACTTTGAGAGGGAGTTAAAATACTGTTTGATGAAACTGTGTTTGATTCAGATTCGGATTGGATGTTCTCTTGTGGAAGATCAATATCCTGCTCTGACAACTGGGGTTGCGATGGtaggggtggtgggggtggaaTACTTTGTGGTGGACTTAGCTTGCTGACAAGTGTTGCTTCTATAGAAGACTGAGAGGCATCTTCTTCAGAAGACGAAAGAGCAAcctcctcagcagatggagcaGGGATCCCTTTAGGAGGCAGAGGGGAGAACTTGATAATTAGTGGAGGCAAGACATCTTTAACAAGTGTAGGTGGGATTTCTTgaaccagaggaggaggggactGTTTGGGCCTCACAGGTAGAAACCTCTAtaggtggtggaggagaaacCTCTTtaggtggtggaggagaaacCTCTTTAGGTGGTAATGGAGAAACTTCTTTAAGTGGCGGAGGAGAAACTTCTTTAGGTGGTAGGAATGGAGAAACTTCTTTAAGTGGCGGAGGAGAAACTTCTTtaggtggtggaggagaaacCTCTTTAGATGGTGGTAGAGAGAACTCTTTAGGTGGTGGTGGAAAGACTTCCTCTACTGGCGGAGAGACCATTTTAACCACTGGAAGTGGTGGAGGGGGCGCTGTAtagggtgggggaggagggatATTCAGTGGTGGAGGACCAGTTCCCTGGGATGAACAGGATTTCTGTGCTGTAGTTGTAAAAGAGGAGTCATCACCAGGAATGGACCTCTCTGGGGGCACCTGAACAGGTATGACTAAGCCTACTTCACCAAACAGTGGGGGGGGTGGAAGGGGAATATCTGTCTCATCAGGTCCACCCACACCTGCTTGTACTattggtggaggtggtgggggcCAGGATGACTCAGGAGATACAACCGCTCGTACTGATGTGACAGAAGCAACTTCTGTGGTCTGTTTGGCTTGGGGTTGGGGAGGATGGTGTGAAATCAGAGGAGAAGGGGATGGAGAAATGCGTACTAATGAAATGCCAGGTAAGGTATCAATGCTGGTCTTTAACTCTGTAGCTTGTGTGGATGTCTTCTtggcttcttcttctctcattgCTGCCAGCCTTTCTTCACGTTTCTCTACAGCTTTCACTAACATCCCATTTAATATGTCACTTGCTCTTACTTTCttatctttttctgtcactgtactGTTTCCTTTCAAATCTACATTCTGAGCCAGTCTTTCATTGTTCTCTTTATGAATCTCTGCATTCAAAATCACACTTTCATGGACTTTCTTTCTCCCCAGCACATGTGGAGATCCCTCTGTAGATGCAGAGGGGGACTGCCTCTGTTGTCTCCTGTCCTTTGGATTCCTCTTTATGATGGCTTCAAGGTTGTCAGGTGCTGGGGGTCCCAGCAGCAACTCAATGCTACGCTTGCTGTGAACCCAAACCtctggaggagggggaggcggtGCGTGGACTTTGGGCGGTGGAGGGATGTTGAAGAGTTCTCTCAAGGTCCTTACAGAAGCGCTGACGCTGACTGTGTCAACTGAGTCAGGTTTAGGATCCTCTGTagatttaatgttttcagtaGCCTGTGGCTGGGTGAGAGGGGATGAAGGTGGACCAGAAGTGGACCCGGGAAATAACCTTTGAAGCTTTGCTAAGATGCCTCTCTTGTGCCTCGGAGATGAGCTGTGGGGCTTAGAGAGTTGTGGGGATGTGGCATCTTGGCTGGAGTAGCCACTGGATGGGGAGATCATTTTGCTTAGCTTATTCTCCTGAAGTGGTTCCTGCATCTCTTGTGATGCATCTCTGGAAACTTTTTCCTCAACCTTTGCAGCTTCCTCTGCCTTTAGTGCCTGGGATTTAATGGGACTGAATGACACAGAGCCTGTGGAGTCATCCAGAGAACTGGTGTCAGCATTGTAGCCAGGGCTGTCTATGATTTTTGAGGTCATAGGAGAAGATCCcgatttgtttttttcattttctttacctGTGGTGGAGATTTTATGGAGAGACGATTCCCCTGAAACTCTAACCTCTGCCAGATCACGTGATCGTCGTTTCATCTTATTGTGGAGGGAATAGGAGCGGCTTGGAGGAGGGGGAGCCTTCTTGGGCTTCATGACAGAGAGGCTACGCACAAACGACCCCTCTTTCTTAACTGTGTCAACTGTACCAACAAGCTTGCCGTTGGAGGTGCATTTGGAAGCCTTGCTGAGAGATGAGTGAACACTGACTTTGTCCTCCTTAGCAGAAGCATCTCCGTCCTGTGACCTCCTCTGCCTgggggtgctgctgctggagatggTTGAGGAATCAGACACTAAAGTCTCTGAGGACTCAGAGTTGCTCCAACAAGAGCTGTCGGAGACATTGGGGGGGTTGTAGCGGGAGGCAGAGGTGATGTTTGAGGCTTTGGAGGAAGTGGTTCTGGTTGAGGACGCTCTGGAGGAAGCACGGGAGGGAGCTGGACTGGAGAGCAGCAGGCTGCTCTTGCTGACGGTGCGGAGGCTGCTGCGACTCCGTCCACGGCTGATTTCTACCACCTCAATGGATGGTGGCAACACAGCATTGGGAATGATTTTGGACATGTAAGCAGCCTGGGGTGACATGGACATGACAGGGCTGGGTGGGCCTGGCTGGAGGCTGTTGGCAGTAGTCATCCAGGGAACTGCCAGGGACCGGGGCCTATCTCCACCTGTCAAGTCAGGACCCAGGCGGTGCAACAGGGCCAGGTCGTCCCTATGACCAGCATGGGCGGCATTGAGCCGCTCGACTTGTTCTTTGTTGAGAGGCTGGATACCCTTCCTGACCTGGAGGCCAGCCCTGGCTCCCTTTTGTGACTCTGCTGATTGCTGTGGCCCATCAGTGGTGGGGCTAGTGTCAGTCTCACCATTACAAAGCTGTTCCTCATCTAACTTCTGAGTCAATGTCCAGCCCGCTCTGTCCAACCCTGATAGAGGACAAGAGGACAAATTAGCATAGGTCCATATTACAATTAAGGAAATGGACATGCAAAGAaagcattcatttattttctaataGATAAGACAGTAACATTAATACCATGAATTTTGTAAACATAGCATATACAATTTAAAGAGTAATTCACAGATAGATATCTTTTGTAAGAACTAAATTTTAGAAACTAGCTGCATACCCAACTCTCTCTGAACATGATGTGGGATACCCGCAACGGTCTTCCTGTGTCGTCTTCTTCTCATCTTTTCTGATTTTTTCCCAGAGTTCAAAGGCCTGAATGTTGACCCTGGGCCGACAGAAgcatgagagaaaagaggacaaCTTAATTCTTTGATCCTTGAAACAAATCAATTTAAACTGAATCCAATCAGTACATATAATATAATTTGTAATTCTTTGTGTGTGCTTCTCTATATTGTTGTATAAAGGCCAAGAGGAGTTCTTAATCATGGTGTCACAGTTACCTTGTCTGGTGAGTCCAGAGCGGGATGATCTAGTGGACACAGATGATTGTACAGACACGACAGAGGATGTGTCAGGAATGGTGCTGTCTGTTGTAAACCCTCCACCTTCCCTGTCTGTGTGAATCGTTATATTCGACTGgcaaaaggagaaataaaaaatcttgaaaaaaaaactgaatttgcaGTATATGTGACAAAACAGCAATTCTGGGTGTGACGTGTCACTTACAATTGTGCTTTCATTATCCTGGTACTCCACTCCATTACTGGTTTCTGAAAGGAAGGGAATATTTAACTGCAGATTTACAATGACATTTATGTCTTCTGGTGCACACCCTCTTGAGTAATATGCAGACTGTTATCAACATGTTGGCATGGGACACCTCTAATTTAGTGCTGAGATGTAAAGACTGCATCAACAGAGTGTTTTGTACCTTCCTGCTGCATCAATTTCAATCCCTCCAGGGCCTCGGTGTGAAGGTCCTCCAGGTACTTAGGCCTGCTTGTCTCAATGAACACATTCTCCTGAAGCAACAGGGGTGCCAGGGCTTTGTCGTCATCATCTCGCTTTGGGACAGCTTGAAgtaaagggaggagagaggggatcAGCCTGGATCAACTCAAATCTCTGTGTTACTGTAACAGCAGATAAGGGGTCCATATGGGCAGCAAGAGAGCATTCAGGTGTCTGCCAGAGTCATTTAAGCACCAGAGCACTAAATATGTTTGAGAGTGTGAGCGCAAATTAAAAAGTCTAGTTCCACTCATGCAGGATTAACCTCCAATGACTTTTAAGGAGGGATTATCAAATCAAAAATCTACCCATCACCAACATATGCTTGGTATTacgttttatttttatatatatagtcTAAGTGCTATTTAATTAGATGGTGAAAAGGACACTAATTAAATTGCTGTCACATCTTGTTGCATGCATAGTGCATCAGTTCAATCTTTCAGTAGCTAATTATAAAATTCCTGAAATACCATGTCATGAACCATGGGCACCATCCAAAAAAATTACACTTTGCTTTGATACGCAAATTGCATTAAGTCATATGAACTTCAAAAACCTGAAAAACCTCCTCTAATGACTTGCTGTCATACAAAATAAAGCTGAGttgctggttttaatgttatgatGTTACTTAGAAAGTTTTGCATTTTAGATaaaattttaaaagatttaatgataataaagaaagaaactacataaaacaaaataacaaagttACAGTAGTTTTACATTTGCTGACCACCTAGCATGTGATGCAACTCTGTAATACATATGGTGCCCTCATGCCTCCAGGGTACAGTCTGGGATCACTGGGATAACAACCTGTTGAGACACTTTTATGTAATAGTGACAGCTGCTCTACATTTAGCCACCTAATGTACTCTACTGtctgtgctgtcactgtaaGACCATGCTGGAATTAGCCTCGACAGCCATGTGCTCAGTGATCGTTACTAATTATTGCTGCTGTCACTTCTGTAACAGCATTACCGGTGCTCTGGTGTTAGGGGACTCCAATAATCAATCATCTATAAATACGCAAAAttcaaatgacttgtttttctgacaAGGATCAATAGCCAAAGTGGGACTACGAATCTCAGCAATGTTAAATATCAGCAGAGTAAATATTACACACTGATAGCAGTTTTTATGGCCTACAACTACAATGACCACACTTTAAATTACTTTATTGCCTGTCTTAGGTGAGCCAGTCAATCCACCCTGACCTGGTAatacttgaaaaacaaaaactaaatttcaCTAATCAGAGCCTGAGCAGTTGGTTTGAGTCATAAACAAATCAGGTTTGTTGTCTCAAAATTACAAACAAGTGGCATGTGCTGCTTTCACTCACCTTTCCTCTTGAAGACTGTTGGAAAGCAGTAGATATTAGTACTGGAGTTATTAGTCAGAAGCACCACCATGATCTCTCTTATGACATGTAAAAGTACACCAAAACTATGCCTAAGTTGTGCTAAAGAAAGAAGATCAAAAATTAGATCTGAAGGTGCAGTCCACAGGCTGTCAGTTCAAAAAACATCCTGGAAAGATCAAGACAGGATGATAATCTTGCTTGTTTTTGATAGAGTTGTTATTGTCAGTTCGGGTGTATGCAGAGCAGAGAAGGTCTCTGTAGCCAATAGACAATCAGAGCTCAGACACTAATCCTCAGCAGCCTAATTCCtgccatccctctctctctctctctctctctctctctctgtacccccccccccccccccccccccgtcacTGCTAAACAGATACCCAGCATCCCCACTGTTGCTCCCCATCTGGAGGCACGCTCACCCCAGATTGGTCAGTTAGGACACAGATCATATGTAAACATTACAAGCAAAGAGAAAGCTGTTGTCAGGGATTTGAGGTATGAGGACGTCACGGATGGTTCCCTCACAGCTTTAAGCACTGTTAATAAATAACACTACACTGCTTTGATTATACTTTCAATATGTAACTCTGTCAATACAGcaattttatattatatttccTCAGACTTTAATGTCTTCATTAAGGGACATACAACTTTATTGTTTTGCCACAAGGGGGAGTAAGTGAATTGAAATAATATAGTCCAAAAACAagattcaaaacattttttaaaaggggTCTGCAGCTCCACTGCACATGGTCACACATGTGAAAAATGTTCTCTAGGTGTTTCCAGCACCGCTTCATTAGGATTGTTACAGTGCAGCAAGAATGCATGACAGAAGATCTCTAATTAATCAAGAGATGAATATTCTGATCTGGAGAagagtttttctctttttttgagtCAAATTTCTGCTTTTAAGACAAAttcttcatccttttttttccattttaattttcatttagaCACCTCACACTACTCTGCGGCTAAGGGGTTTGTTCACTTCCTGGTGTGCTGAGCAGACATGACATGGAATGTGTGACATCtgaacaaatggaaaacattccCATGGTCATGATCCGACTGAGTGAGTCAGACAAAAGCAgtttacaaagaaaagaaatgaaatgaattgcATGTGTTACCAGTACATAGTAACAAGAAGAAACAGATCAGTTTTAATAGAACTCACTGCTATAGTGGATACTTCAGCCTGCAGATGTAAACAGAAAGTTGATATAATTGTGCAGGGTGAAGTCAGTCTAGGGCAACACTTATCTAGTTACCATGACAGTACACACTTGACTGGAGAGGCCTGGGGTAATGGGTGGGGTGTGACTGCACGTTAATGAGGGGCTCATATTATCGCTGGTTCCATGATCACATTGTAATTGTGTCTATATTAATCACTGACATATTAAAGACACCATCTGTCATTGCTGGATCATGTGGAAGCTGGCAGTATTAACAGGCTGGTAGTGATTACGTATGAACCCCAAACCAATGTTTACATGTCGGATTTGGATAAACACGCTAAATCTAATGGATGTGATACTTCATGACCAGTGTATTTAAGTTGCAGACTTCAGACCCCAGAAGGGAAAAACAATATGTTAGGAAAAGAAATAACAGGGGGGCGGGGGGTTATGATTAGATTTTCTGACATGTAAATAATGGTGGATTTAAAGTAGAATATTTTAAGTGAGCAAACATCTGTTGGcaagtttgttttgttaaaatatgGATTCCCTGGcagtaaacagagacagaaggcCTCAGGAAATATGTTGCATCACCAAACTACAGTAAACAACCAAGTGAAACAGACAGTGGTGAAGTGTTTATAACATGCAACCATGACAATATTTATTCACTTGTAGCTATGTCTACTGATTTCAGATGAGTAGCGCTGTTTTGTAAAGTAGTTTTTGAtggtaaaaagagaaaaaaaaatactgggaATGTGTAAGTTTTTTTAACCAGTCGGCAAGTGATAAGGAGCGCTGTCAATGAACTTGTTGGCTACAATTG includes:
- the si:ch211-67f13.7 gene encoding zona pellucida sperm-binding protein 3; the encoded protein is MNLHLLEGKRFSNWILLSPNRSSCQQQGDRKSPASTTPLSQPSSRRPYPPVTPRSMRPAKIQSDFAYLPDVSVTCSTSDFVVRVKPAFYGLGADADELKLGSSCKSNGVLGPYGDFLFTYPLTACDAVRETPQGYLVYRFVLHYEPSPKRLLSRAHRIDVDIECHYQRNHHVYQLAVKPTWQTAVLRKRLMGRPSDFQIKLMDDSWTIPAKSQVYQLGQTVHFQVSAMHLPSGGKLYISSCYATPSSGSKSSLKYTIIGNFGCMLDSKTDPGASQFIYRTDKTLRFSLKAFQFTADPDTEVSIHCKLSITSEEPSPAHKSCTFTGTRWKALTGDDSICECCDSKCVTSKSRRAMMEGSASSESLLVSDQPYTAEDGFLPVSPSLDSVSNKGKTTVSRHIDKLHSHDHLRESAAVVKYGDDDDYDDQDEEGYMEEELEEDEVESRVILGVMTEPKLEFRHGVLVEEKREAEIMDLNEFEEDGSGYEVEEDFLEGEEEGETSEEREDETSYAQQVIHLSQKEGEVFRHWAQVEQLKVTLQKEVQPLVSEGEEENRKYADSGEEHERTADVERKNDDSLTENVADDGEITWYFTWR
- the LOC108892469 gene encoding uncharacterized protein KIAA1522 homolog; amino-acid sequence: MSNRDSLGFGDLLPQDVVQVFAYEKHSKKGTKKRSHSLGRALGWLKGKKRKDLGSNQQNLGLGPALDLALDGHPAGHQGGHKGGQRSGRQAHPHGNSHAVPKRDDDDKALAPLLLQENVFIETSRPKYLEDLHTEALEGLKLMQQEETSNGVEYQDNESTISNITIHTDREGGGFTTDSTIPDTSSVVSVQSSVSTRSSRSGLTRQGSTFRPLNSGKKSEKMRRRRHRKTVAGIPHHVQRELGLDRAGWTLTQKLDEEQLCNGETDTSPTTDGPQQSAESQKGARAGLQVRKGIQPLNKEQVERLNAAHAGHRDDLALLHRLGPDLTGGDRPRSLAVPWMTTANSLQPGPPSPVMSMSPQAAYMSKIIPNAVLPPSIEVVEISRGRSRSSLRTVSKSSLLLSSPAPSRASSRASSTRTTSSKASNITSASRYNPPNVSDSSCWSNSESSETLVSDSSTISSSSTPRQRRSQDGDASAKEDKVSVHSSLSKASKCTSNGKLVGTVDTVKKEGSFVRSLSVMKPKKAPPPPSRSYSLHNKMKRRSRDLAEVRVSGESSLHKISTTGKENEKNKSGSSPMTSKIIDSPGYNADTSSLDDSTGSVSFSPIKSQALKAEEAAKVEEKVSRDASQEMQEPLQENKLSKMISPSSGYSSQDATSPQLSKPHSSSPRHKRGILAKLQRLFPGSTSGPPSSPLTQPQATENIKSTEDPKPDSVDTVSVSASVRTLRELFNIPPPPKVHAPPPPPPEVWVHSKRSIELLLGPPAPDNLEAIIKRNPKDRRQQRQSPSASTEGSPHVLGRKKVHESVILNAEIHKENNERLAQNVDLKGNSTVTEKDKKVRASDILNGMLVKAVEKREERLAAMREEEAKKTSTQATELKTSIDTLPGISLVRISPSPSPLISHHPPQPQAKQTTEVASVTSVRAVVSPESSWPPPPPPIVQAGVGGPDETDIPLPPPPLFGEVGLVIPVQVPPERSIPGDDSSFTTTAQKSCSSQGTGPPPLNIPPPPPYTAPPPPLPVVKMVSPPVEEVFPPPPKEFSLPPSKEVSPPPPKEVSPPPLKEVSPFLPPKEVSPPPLKEVSPLPPKERFLPVRPKQSPPPLVQEIPPTLVKDVLPPLIIKFSPLPPKGIPAPSAEEVALSSSEEDASQSSIEATLVSKLSPPQSIPPPPPLPSQPQLSEQDIDLPQENIQSESESNTVSSNSILTPSQSIPPPPVIELLHQPQVLPLNSDSPATQEALPSPPSEVSVPPVPETSTSPEKVQDTVPPPPVNIPVSPPLSMQGLTSIEHQSTPASTENQSQELTLASVIQEETTPIVTPSLLQKVKLRSVNSSPEPPKAQEQPQAEVTMRKQQPPSNQVPTSSASGEAPQKPIRRSLIITSPTSTSPPVIVTSQPGLPKSLSASSSTVPSPTKKSPPAMTASPSMNLQEAIRLRTAARSKESPTSRLSLHSPTSPLDLHKSPTSTASFIFSKSNKRVVIETKSVQASVQNNLEVSAVTKVLSEAESLKKVPPPVAKKPKSKAKENETSEGMEQTAGHGSTAGGYSGCCREDKWDSRYC